The segment ACAGTCCTCGATTCGAACTACGGCTGGGTTTAGAGATTACCATCACCTTTCGGTGTAGGAACCCATTGTCCCAGCCATTGTAGCCCGCGTGTAGCCCGGGAGATTCGGGGCATACTGACCTACCGTAGCCCGCACCTTCCTCTGGTTTAGCACCAGCGGTCCCCACAGAGTACCCATCATCCCGAAGGACATGCTGGCAACAGTGGGCACGGGTCTCGCTCGTTGCCTGACTTAACAGGATGCTTCACAGTACGAACTGACGACGGCCATGCACCTCCTCTCAGCGATTCAGGTAAAGTCTTTAGCTTGACCTACATCTTGCTGTCGCCCCCGGTGAGTTTTCCGGCGTTGAGTCCAATTAAACCGCAGGCTCCACCCGTTGTAGTGCTCCCCCGCCAATTCCTTTAAGTTTCAGCCTTGCGGCCGTACTTCCCAGGTGGTTCGCTTCACGGCTTCCCTACGGCACCAGAAACGGTCGCACCGTCCCTGACACCTAGCGAACATCGTTTACGGCTGGGACTACCCGGGTATCTAATCCGGTTCGTGCCCCCAGCTTTCGTCCCTCACCGTCGGACCCGTTCTGGTAAGACGCCTTCGCCACTGGTGGTCCCACAGGGATTACAAGATTTCACTCCTACCCCTGTAGTACCTCTTACCTCTCCCGGTCCCAAGTCTGACAGTATTCCCCGGAAGCCTAACAGTTGAGCTGTCAGATTTCCCGAAGAACTGATCAAACCGGCTACGGACCCTTTAGACCCAATAAAAGTGATTACCACTCGGGCCGCCGGTGTTACCGCGGCGGCTGGCACCGGTCTTGCCCGGCCCTTGCTAACACATGCCGTTTACACATGTGGACAGCCAACATAATATGCTGGCACTCGGTATCCCCTTATCGCGGTTTCCCGCATTGTAAAGTTTTCGCGCCTGCTGCGCCCCGTAGGGCCTGGATTCATGTCTCAGAATCCATCTCTGGGCTCTTGCTCTCACAACCCATATCCGTCGTAGGCTAGTAGGTACCTTACACCCACTACTACCTGATAGACCGCAGATCCATCCTTAGGCAACCGAAGTCTTTGAACCAAAAAGCATTCCAGCATGAATGGTTTATTCGGAATTATCTCCAGTTTCCCGGAGTTATGCCGAACCTAAGGGCAGGTTATCCACGTGTTACTGAGCAGTTCGCTATGTTCACGAAGAACATTTAACTCGCATGGCTTAGTCGAATACCGATAGCAGTAACCTCTGGCAGGATCAACCAGAGTTATTTGTTAAAGCACACAAAATTTGGAAGTTAACTAAGAATTGTCGGAAAAGAACTCTTTTGTTTAATTAGAGAGTTGTTTTCTTTGCACAATAGTTGGTTAGTTCTGTTTGATAGATAAAGTCACTATCAGTCAGAATTAACCGAACTGCCACTTTCAACGTCAGACCGGAAAAGCTCCGGTCTCCACTAATGATTTTGAAATGGAGGTGATTGAAATTCCACACATTGTGCGGAATTAAATAAATGTCACGTTGGTATATAAGACTTTCGATGCCTTATATATTGACAATCTCACAGAGGGAAGTAACAGACAGATCATGCGCAATTGCAGACCCGCATATTCACTCGCCTTGCGAGGACTCCTACATGTACACACTGGGATATAAACGTTTCGTAAGTAACGGTTTTAACATTACAAATATTTAAAAAGATACAATTGCAAGCTCCCATGAAGAATTGGACCAGCCCAACCATACCCCAGGAACCAGAATAGTAACATAAGCACCAAAACCGGGTTCAAACAATAGGAAACACACGCAACCTTTAACAATAGATGAAACGTAAATAATGCAATATATTGGATAAATCGGAAAGAGGAATTTGGCTGGATAAAATAGAACCTGGAATAGATAGTGATGCACCACAACAAGCAACACGAGTAAGAACACCAAAAGCGGAAGACAGGGAAGTTCTTGCGATCGTGGAGAGCCTTATGGGTGCAAGCCGGGTAAAGCTCCGGTGTATGGACGGTGTCGCCCGTATGGGTCGCATACCAGGATCCATGAAAAAAGACAACTGGATACGTGAAGGTGATGTTGTGATCGTTATCCCATGGGACTTCCAGGACACAAAAGCAGACGTGATATGGAAATACACACGCAACCAGGTCAATTGGCTTGAAAGTGAAGGTTTCCTGAAAGGATGATTATGAAAAAAGAACTTGAAGGCAAGATAAAACGCCTTGATAATAGCGTTGATAAATTGCGAATTAGACGCAAAGACAGCGACAATCTCAAAGTAACCGAGAACGTATTTGATAACGCCACCCTAAAGGCACTATATACTTTGTCCAACAAAGGGATAGTACAGGCACTGGGCGGATCCATAAGTACAGGAAAGGAAGCAAATGTATTCCTTGCAGATGGAGAAGAGGAAGACATCGCAATCAAGATCTACCGAATATCTTCAAGCAGTTTTAGATCAATGGAAGATTATATCCTCGGAGACCCACGTTTCAGCAATATACGTCATAACAAGAGGGACATAGTCTTTGCATGGACTAAAAAAGAGTTCAGGAACCTCATGAGAGCAAAACAAGCTGGAGTCCGCGTACCCGAACCCATAATTACCGAAAGGAACATACTAATAATGAAATTTATGGGTGAGAATGGCAAGCCTTACCCACTGCTCAAAGACATGAAGATCCAGAAAGAAGACGGGCAGATGATATTCGAAACGGTTATAGACTATATGCATAAGCTCTATGTAGATGCAAACCTTGTCCATGGTGACCTTAGTGAATACAACATACTGATCGATCCGGAAGATCTAACACCCATCATTATCGACATGGGACAATCCGTAACTCTGGAACATCCACGTGCAGACCAATTCTTAAAGCGAGATATCGAGAACATAGTCAGATACTTTAAACGCTACAAGATCGAGGAGTCACCCGAAAGCATTTATGCACGGATAAAAGAACCGGAACCAGAGAACTAAAAAACAAAACTATAACTATAATAATCAACAGGTAGACCACATGACACATATCAAAGTACCCCAGGACAGAATCGGCGCGATCATCGGCCCAAAAGGCAGTGTTAAAAATATGATCGAAACCAAATCCACCTCCAAACTGGAAATAAATAGCGAAAGTGGCACAGTGGAAGTAATAGCTGGGGATGACCCGGTCGGAGCTATGAGAGCAGCTGACGTCATACAGGCCATTGCAAGAGGATTCAACCCTGAAAAGGTATACAGTTTCTTTGATGATGATATGCTAATGCTCGAGATAATCGACCTATCACAAGCAGCATCAACATCAAAGGAATTACTTCGACTTAAAGGGAGGATCATTGGTAAAGGTGGAAAGACAAGAGAAATAGCAGAGAGCCTTATAGGCGTCAAGATCTCAGTCTACGGTAAAACAGTAAGCGTCATAGGCCATCCCGACCAGATACTTATAATGAGAACAGCATTGGAAATGCTTATCGACGGTGCAAACCACGGTTCTGTATACAGCTTCCTTGAAAAGAAGAAACAGGACATGATGCGTGCGCAGCTTGATTCATATTGAGACTCCCTATTAAAGGATGCTACACAAAGTAAAGCAGCATCCTTTAGACCAGATATCTTTAAGTCAGGTATCGATCTGAAAATCTAATACGGAGACATTTACATGAGTGAAACAAAGAGCATCGTACAAACAGCAATAGACATCGGTGATTTTCCAACACTTGTAAATGCTGCTAAAAAGCTAGGCCTCGATAAAAAGTTCGATAATAATGGACCATATACAATATTTGCCCCTCTTGAAAAAGCATTCGAACCAATACCTGAAAGTGTAATAGATGAAGCATTCGATGACCTTGATTACCTTATGGACATCATAAATTACCATGTTGTCGAAGGAAAATACCTCACATCAGATCTAAAAGAGGTTGACTCACTGACTGCCCTCAACGGTAAGATATTGAAGATCACAAACGATGGTAATGTAATGATCAATGGGATATCGATCGAAAGAGAAAATATTGAATGCACTAATGGCATCATTCATGCTATCGGCGACATACTGATACCTTAAAAGCGTTCCTGCAAGCTAAACTTAGATCGGAAGCATCACATGAACGGTGGTACCCTTACCTTGTTCACTTTCCACCCACATATGACCATCATGAA is part of the Methanococcoides orientis genome and harbors:
- the eif1A gene encoding translation initiation factor eIF-1A, whose protein sequence is MDKIEPGIDSDAPQQATRVRTPKAEDREVLAIVESLMGASRVKLRCMDGVARMGRIPGSMKKDNWIREGDVVIVIPWDFQDTKADVIWKYTRNQVNWLESEGFLKG
- a CDS encoding serine protein kinase RIO, yielding MKKELEGKIKRLDNSVDKLRIRRKDSDNLKVTENVFDNATLKALYTLSNKGIVQALGGSISTGKEANVFLADGEEEDIAIKIYRISSSSFRSMEDYILGDPRFSNIRHNKRDIVFAWTKKEFRNLMRAKQAGVRVPEPIITERNILIMKFMGENGKPYPLLKDMKIQKEDGQMIFETVIDYMHKLYVDANLVHGDLSEYNILIDPEDLTPIIIDMGQSVTLEHPRADQFLKRDIENIVRYFKRYKIEESPESIYARIKEPEPEN
- a CDS encoding KH domain-containing protein; translated protein: MTHIKVPQDRIGAIIGPKGSVKNMIETKSTSKLEINSESGTVEVIAGDDPVGAMRAADVIQAIARGFNPEKVYSFFDDDMLMLEIIDLSQAASTSKELLRLKGRIIGKGGKTREIAESLIGVKISVYGKTVSVIGHPDQILIMRTALEMLIDGANHGSVYSFLEKKKQDMMRAQLDSY
- a CDS encoding fasciclin domain-containing protein encodes the protein MSETKSIVQTAIDIGDFPTLVNAAKKLGLDKKFDNNGPYTIFAPLEKAFEPIPESVIDEAFDDLDYLMDIINYHVVEGKYLTSDLKEVDSLTALNGKILKITNDGNVMINGISIERENIECTNGIIHAIGDILIP